In Leptodactylus fuscus isolate aLepFus1 chromosome 2, aLepFus1.hap2, whole genome shotgun sequence, one genomic interval encodes:
- the KIAA0753 gene encoding protein moonraker: protein MDLERLTGGSFDPPGNRKKGTQLRFNMDVITHPTNLAAQYANPSPIIIEKISTPQNKSTDNLTAEDSLQNSCSSVSFSIVSEERLNLAVQLAKRDVKRKHLREKIEPNGQPHPKARGAADSPDKIQKKLPSKEYKVSNSIKHEVTRSGATVYVYTPDRSRIVMGVSDSPPTRDPGPGASPKKAMDPNEHEVRRLQKELHTYMKKIEELAKKDHRGDLLDPLEEVRGRIRQQERAARSARMLYVLQQQVKEIQEDLEKLSPQKIKHTKKVRSPGPQSRSLCE, encoded by the exons ATGGATCTGGAGCGGCTGACAGGTGGATCGTTTGATCCTCCGGGGAATCGTAAAAAGGGGACACAG cttCGATTTAACATGGATGTCATAACACACCCAACTAATTTAGCTGCACAGTATGCGAACCCCTCTCCTATCATAATAGAGAAGATTTCAACACCTCAGAATAAGTCTACAGACAATTTAACAGCTGAAGATTCGCTCCAGAATTCCTGTTCATCTGTGTCATTCAGTATTGTCTCTGAGGAGCGGCTGAACCTTGCTGTCCAACTTGCCAAGCGTGATGTGAAACGGAAGCATTTAAGAGAGAAGATAGAACCGAATGGCCAACCACATCCAAAAGCAAGGGGTGCGGCAGACAGTCCTGACAAGATTCAAAAGAAGCTGCCAAGCAAAGAGTACAAGGTCAGCAATTCAATAAAACATGAAGTGACCAGATCTGGGGCCACAGTATATGTTTATACCCCAGATCGGAGCAGGATAGTCATGGGTGTCTCAGATTCACCACCTACAAGGGATCCTGGTCCTGGAGCCAGTCCTAAAAAAGCAATGGACCCCAATGAGCATGAGGTGAGGCGTCTACAGAAAGAACTGCACACTTACATGAAGAAAATTGAAGAACTTGCTAAGAAAG ATCACCGTGGAGATTTGTTAGATCCATTAGAAGAAGTCCGAGGCCGCATACGCCAGCAGGAGCGAGCGGCTCGATCAGCCAGGATGCTATATGTCTTGCAGCAGCAG GTAAAAGAAATCCAGGAAGATTTAGAGAAACTAAGCCCTCAGAAAATCAAACACACAAAGAAG GTCCGCAGTCCAGGTCCGCAGTCCAGGTCCTTgtgtgagtga